From the Helianthus annuus cultivar XRQ/B chromosome 17, HanXRQr2.0-SUNRISE, whole genome shotgun sequence genome, the window cgtactagagaagaagaccagaggagaaacctaacccaaagccttacccaagaattccgttctgagaattccaaccgtaggaatgtaggttctacctctacacCATACTGCAGgatctgcaagaagaagcattctggaagatgctccactcattgcaatttctgcaaagcactaggacacaaggaagaaacctgcagaaggaaaccAACTAATGGATTgtgctttaattgtggagaaaaaggccacatcaagccaaattgtccgaaattagctccagctgcaaacaacatgAACACTAAAAATGCAAgggcatttgttctaactgcagatgaagccaagatgatcccggatgtcatagctggtacgtttttagttaatgatatctttgctaaagtattatttgactctggtgcaaaccaaagttttatcaatacttcattttgcaaacttctaaatcaatcattaactaaactaccacaagaatgtctagtagagaccgcaaatggagaacccattaggatttctgaaatcttgcagggagcaagaatataaatttttaatcaaaaatttattgcaaacctttacccaatgaatctggcaggattcgatgtcgtgttaggaatggattggttaatagccaataaagccagtattttgtgtgatcaaaattcaattcaagtaaattcaccaaagggtgaaaagatcacaattaaaggagataagccatctagatccactaaattcatctctgtgatgaaaactgcaagttatataagaaaaggatctatagtgtatttgatttctataatcactaacactaaagaaaaagaactaaaagacattccagtagtgtctcagttttcagatgtatttccaggaGAATttccaggactaccgccagacagggaagttgaattcagaatccatctgctaccaggaacagcaccgattgctaaagcaccttaccgtttggcacccgccgaaatgcaggaacagaagaaacagttagacgaattgttggaaaaaggatttatacagccaagctcatcgccatggggagtaCCGatactgtttgtcaaaaagaaggacggatcaatgcgtatgcgcattgactaccgtgaattgaacaaggtcacgattaagaatcggtatccattaccgaggatcgatgatctgttcgatcaacttcaaggagctcgatttttctctaaaatcgatttaagatcaggatatcattaattaaaggtacaggaagaggacattcctaaaaccgcattcagaacaaggtatggtaattatgaatttactgtcatgccatttggtttaaccaatgccctagctgcatttatggacatgatgaaccgaatacgtaagccatatttggataaattcataattgtcttcatagatgatattctaatttattaTAAGAATAAggaggatcatgcaaagcatttgcacttacttttaagtttattaagaaaggaaaagctttacgctaagttttcaaagtgcgagttttggttagagcaggtacagtttctttgacatttagttaaccatgaaggaatccatgtggatccaacaaagatcgaggtgattaccaaatggaaaacccctgagtcaccaaccgaggttagaagtttcttaggattggcaggttattatagaagatttattcgagatttttctagaatagccattcctataaccaagttaacctgtaaatccattaagtttgaatggggaccaaaacaagaaaaagcttttagaatccttaagcaaagattaacccatgcatctatactagcgttaccagaaggaactgaagactttgtagtcttttgtaactcttctaagttaggttatggatgtgtgttaatgcaacgtcaaaaggttatagcttacgcctctagacagcttaagaatcatgaagagaattattcaacccatgttttagaactaggagccataatttttgcccttaatatttggagacattacctttatggtagtaagtttaccatattcacagatcataaaagtttaaggtatgttttcgggcaaaagtagttgaatatgagacaaagacgttggatggaattgcttaatgattatgattgtgatattcaatatcatgaaggaaaggcaaatgtggtagctgatgctttaagtcgaaagtatcacgaaaagccaaaaagggtacgttctcttaaattaaatctacaagtagatttaaataatcaaattagaaaagcacaagaatcagtaatcaaggatgatactgaaaaattaaaaggattgattaaagaattagaacaaggaacagatggaatttggagattccataaaaatagaatgtggatacctaaattaggaaacctacgtcaccgtatattagaagaagcccataagtctaaatatacgatacaTCCAGgcagtgataaaatgtaccaggatttaaggaaaaatttctggtggataagaatgaagaaagatatagcagcttatgtttctaaatgtttaacttgttcacaagttaaagctgaacaccagaaaccctcaggtttattgcaacagctagaaatgccagtgtggaaatgggaattgataacaatggattttgttaccaaattacccaaaacaagaaaaggtaatgatacaatctgggtgattgtagataggctaaccaagtcagctcatttcttaccaatgaaggaaacttttaatatggaacagttagccaaattGTAcataaatgaaattgtttcattacatggaattcctttatcaattgtttctgatagggataaccattttacctctcatttttgggcaagtttccaaaaagcaatgggaaccaagttgaatctaagcacaacttaccatcctcaaacggacagacaaagcgaaaggacaatacagacaatggaggacatgattagagcttgtgtaattgatttcggaggtaattgggacgatcacttacctttatagaattttcttataataatagttatcatgcaagtatcaatgctgcaccattcgtagcactttatggacgaaagtgcagaaccccagtctattgggcagaaattgggggaaagcaactatctggacctgagatagtgcagaagacaaccgataagatcattcaagtcaaagaacgactaaaagcagcacgtgatcgacagaagagctacgctgataacaggcgcaaaccattagaattccaggtaggtgataaagtattgttaaaagtctttccttggaaaggaatagtcagattcatcaaacgaggaaagctaagtcccaggtatgttggaccttttgagattattagaagaataggacctgtagcttatcagctacaactgccagaggaaatggcaggaatacatgatgtatttcatgtatctaatcgcaagaaatgcctagctgatgaatcacttgtagtgcctcttaaagatatagaggtaaatgaacaactcaaatttgtagaaatgcctctacagattgaagatagaaaaattaagaatctcaagcataagagattagttctagtcaaagtgaagtgggactccaaaagaggacttgagtacacatgggagcttgaatccgaaatgaaaaagaaatatccacatttgttccagtagatctcgaggacgagctctaaaacaaggtggggaggatgtaacaaccccaacataaaaccgacaccctcataatttttTGACACCCtattatattttaaaatgtcCCAACATGTCTTTAAATATACCCCATACACGAAAATGGGCCTCAAATACAATatagtattaaaaataaaatttaaaatctgaaacttaagctgaggcgggccgcgtaagacccaccattagcttacgcgggccgcgagagtccCAAACTGTGGCACAGCCCGGTGTTGACACGTGTCGTTACGCGTGTTGAACCTATTGATGACCTGAATCACCTATGACCCTATTCccctactacgcgggccgcgtaagcctaggcttacctttacgcgggccgcgagagacttgaattacagccctataaattggGAGCTCGGGCTTTAGTCCCAAATCGttcaatctctttctctctcaacgAATTTCTGAAGAAATAATATAAAttccgggtattataccccctaaatagcgaggttctgctacgatgtaagtgtcataacccctggagacgtattagatagcCGATTGATCCAGGTTCCGTAACAGCTGTCGTGGtcctgcccgacgtagtcgttggaatgtcgtctcggggagggtattactaatgttaaaatgggttattatactaacacacgtgcatttgtgtaatttatagattattcccaggaaatccttactgaaaatcctaaaacagcaatgtgagtaatcctctttttgtaaacctattttgtgaactgtttttacaaaaccataaatatctttccatgcgaatagcagttattgagtatttgtaagaatacaattacagtcggtaaatttggggttttgtatacaaaatttgttaccacctggtaaaggagtaacatgaccataagtcggaacgacattaccgtgtggtgataattgatataacttggaaacatatgtaattgcggatgcgccctcaatactgtacactgtgactttttatttaaacttgattaaactgggattcactcaccagtatttcccactaacaaatgtttttaaaacgcgtttcaggtaacaaaatgtgaaagccaaatagaagccagctggacagcactgaaggcttggaaaagtggcattaaagttacctaagaataaaacagatgtttttattaaataaaatagggtgtatccctatgaagatATGTGTActgaaaaacttgggttttacccatgtgtttaattttatgaaaatgtggtattttactctgataaaatatttcctaactacggtcctgatgtaatttccgctgccaaaatagacaataacgtgataccaccaaaactggttcgcggccgcccgctcccgggatAGGGAACGGGGGCTGtgacaaagatgaattttgtgCAAGACACAAACACTGATTAATAGTGTTTTCAAATATAAAGTGTACAttatgttagccttaggaaaggcatgtaagtttaacaggaatatatgctgctaggaagcagatacggtagaGTGCATGAGTCTTAAACAACTAATAAGAGTTAaagttcctagaactatagactagggcaagtattcctacttatcctaattccctacagttatggctctgataccaatctgtcacaccccaaccgatggtggaaacatcggggtgcgagcactaagtgCTCAGGTTGCTCATGAGATTTCCATAACAATAAATATTTCGATAGACATTAAATAAATTTCATAGTAATTGTCTAAAACAACCATCACAAATAACAAGTttcaaacataacaacattgtttcaaaagTCCAAAAATGTCTAATTTAACTAGGCGATgtttctaagcatctcctagcTTGTTTTCCATGCATTCCAAAGCACCCTATTAGCCTGCAACATGTactaaaatatcaatacaaaggtattggcgagtatacaagtttgaatatagaataatagattaaaaacaactcatatccgcaatgtaagcaataaaaatagtttcagccgtgctagtgtcgcagtccacgcagtgatagcccaagtatcccgatgctttagtgtttacccaagactcaaggtaaactagaatcctcctaacaataccccctgagaataatgggagaggtgcaccccctatagcgctactattgttaaggtgGAACAacacaccctggattaaacgtcacatagcacaaaatagaatactagaatgcacaagttttcacatacacataggatagagtataGATTTCCAAAAGATTGCAgtttatatagaatacatgttacacccaaaagtctaaagtaaaaaggggatcgagtatactcacattaattgcttaacagtcgcaactgttattggatcaaagggagctcttttagaattagcctgattagattacaataggaTAAGAGCCGAGATTGAATAAAGTGTTGAAAACTGTCACTGGATcagatggctgtccgatcggatggccatccgatcggattgccagcTGAGTGGTGACATGTGTGTAGGGAATGGATGGCTGCtcgatcagatggccatccgatcgggttaccACTTGGTTGAAAATCCAAAAAGGAAGAGGAATAGGGTGGCtgcccgatcgggtggctgtctgatcgggttgccactcgatccgAATGTTTCGTACCTTGGTCATCTCAATCGGATGGCtgctcgatcggacggctgtccgatcgggttgccactcgatcaaGACTTCCATGTTTTTGAAAACTTACTAAGTGTTGAAATATTTCAAAGTTTCAGGGCTAAAGGGCAAGTGTCACCTGATAGGGTGGCTGTCcaatcggacggctgttcgatcgggttgccgctcgatcgggtgacccttgttcttgtttaccattttgtaaaatttctaagtttctAGCTTAATGGCGACGGCACAACATATATTGAGACAAGTTTCTAGCTTAAAATTTCTAAGTTTCTAAGTTTTCAGTACACAGTCACTCTgatcgggtgggaatcacccctgtccgATCAGTCGTCTGTCCGTAAATAAGTTTTATGTCGGAATCCATTGCCATGCTCGTCTTCAGCGAAAATACTCAGATCCAAGCCGACTTTAGACTACTTAACAAGTCTACAGTCCGTTTAGACCCGGTTTCCACCGAATAAAGTAAAAGTTTTAAAGGGAAGACTAAGATAATTCAAGTTTTATATGAAAAGTCTAGATTTAGCTTGGATTTAGTGTGAAAACGCATGAAATACCTTAGATCCGAGCTAGATCTTGCCAGAAATGACATCACATAGTGGTTcgtacaaaccaccatgatgacatcaccctcaagaactcagatctgagagatttcacggtgaaaaatGTGATTTCAAAGGTGAATCATGTAGAGGATGaagtatagatcaagaaagtacaagaatctagcTTGAAACGTACCAAAAATTGCCAAGAAATGAAGGAGAAAGGTGCTTGTGCGTCTGAGTCGAGCAGGGTTGTCACATCAATGAAGGACTGATGTGACAACTCTTATTTATAGTGTGGGAGTGTGAGAAAGGGAAAAGGTGCACACGTGTcgggtggcagtccgatcgggtggtaatccggtCAGGTGGTAATccggtcgggtggtaatccgatcgggtggcaatccgatcggattgccactttGCCCAATCCAACCTTTCCGTGTTCCCGTTTCTGATTCGTTTTGCGAATTAGATTAGGCGTTGCATATTATTTGAGTAATAGAATAACTAGATTACAACATACACATCAAAAGTTTACAAGAttaatagattccgccagtgacaaggctctagtctctcgttcaaccaagaatcaagtttcacgagtctaaagagtcaagcaccaatgtatatagatttaggcattccaacatagatttaggcattccatcatagatttagacattccaaatATAGAGTTTAGGCATTCCAAGCATATAGTTATAGACATTCCAAAGATATAGGCATTCCATACGTAGATTTAGGCATTTCAAGTATATAACATAGACTTCCACATAGATTAGGGGCTAAAATGACAAATAGGCAACTTCAGggactaatcttgacaaaatcctaaagtttagggacgctgggcgttacaaGGTCCGCCCCTAAAATTATGTTTTTAGTGCAAGTATTAAAAGTAGACGGAGAAGACGTACCATTTTCATTGCCCATGTGACCGGTAGGACCCGAATCCATGATGGAGTTGTCTGGCTGATTTAGAGAAAGCGTGTAAAGAGCTTAGGCGAGTGTCCTGTTGTGTACGCCTGATTCGGGCGAGGACCAAGAATTCCTGCACTGTTATTATTTGTGGTCCGAGGGGCAGATGGGTACGGACATGGTGGTTGGGCCATGGAAGGTGGCCAAGGGAAGGTGGAGGAGTTGAACTGGGGCATCCACAGAAACTGTCCCCAACCAGAAAAGGGATAGGGCTGCTGAGAAGAGGAGCGACCACCACGACCACCCGACTGTCTGCCCCGCCCGTGGCTGCGTTCGCgactgttgttgctgctgttggaGAGGCGGCCACGGCCTGAAGAGTTGCTGCTGTTAGAGGGGGAGTCAGTGAGTGTTGTTGCTGCAGCAGTGTGAAGTGCAGTTGCGCTGGCCTTAGCGGATGCAGTGGCTTGATGGGTCCGCTTCTTTTCTTCCATGGTGAGGTGAGACCGAACCTCACTAAAATCAGGAAGTGGATCTCGGTTTTGAAGAATGGTTGAGATACCATCACACTAATCAGTGAGACCAGCAAGGAGAAGAAGAACCAGTCGCTTATTATCAATAGGAGACCCGACACTTGTCAATTGATCAGAAAGGAGTTTGACTTCCCTGCAATAGGCCGCCATGTTGGGGTAGTTTTCCAAACGAACATTTACAAATTCCTGTTGGAGATAGACGGCTCGAGTATTTTTGTTATCTTTGAATTGGTTTTCGACAACAGTCCATGCTTCATATGTTGTTTGCCCGGTAGAGATGATGGTGTGAAGGAGGTCGGTGGATATTGTCCCATATATCCGCTGCCAGACGATGGCATCCAGGCGAGACCAATATGGATCGACGGTGGGAGCCGGAGATTTGCCGTCGGCGGTGGAAGCAGTAGCCGTGGCGGCCGGTGGTGCAGGGGGTTCTAGGTGATCAAACACCTGGTAGGCATGATAGTGTACATGGAATAGTTTTGCCCAGGTTGTGTAGTGGTCGGTTTTGATTTCTAGAGTGATAGGGATGAAATTTTTGATGTTAGAGACAGTCATGGCAGGGTGAAGTTTGGATTCCATGGGGAGAGGAGAGGGGAAGAAGGTGAAAAAAAACTGAAAAGGATGAAGACAGGAGGGGGCGGTGATGCAGGGGAAGGGGATTAGGGAGGAGAGGTTCGGTTAGGGTTGATACCATGTGAGGATGTAATAATTCGTTGTCCCTTTCATTGATATTACCCACTATTTATAATACAATACAATTCTCCTAATTATGCTGAGAATATTTACAATCAATGCTATAGTTGACTATGCACAATCTATGCCTAATTATACGCTATCAAGCGGGTATATCCGTGCTTTCGAGTTTCAAGGACCTTCTATTTCTATTTTGTTCAACCTTCTTTGCCGAATGCTttttgtcacgacccccgaccccaccctggacgggAGCCGCGAGCAATCAACTGGTGCCGgtggttattttaaaaacattgcagcggaaatgttcatcaggaccgtgagttaggaaaaatatcagagtttagaaaacaccggatttttatttattaaatagatgggataaaatcATGTTCtgaaaggtagctttaatatggtATATACCCGAATACGTAAAGCAacgtttaatttaatttaatttaatttattttataaaataagcCACTCATTTAAGCCTTTCGGTGCCGTCTCGCCATtcttattccaatctactgtattcctctgaaacgcattttaaaaacatttggtcagcaagaaatactggtgagttcattcattttgtacaaaaacacattttgttataatttacagcattaagagtttttatatttgcccctatcttataattaactggttcagttgtcactcgaccgtatctaTGACCGTGGacatatcactaattaggctcgcccacctaatagggataaatcgttagtagtaatgtgcacaaaacccccacata encodes:
- the LOC110924152 gene encoding uncharacterized protein LOC110924152: MESKLHPAMTVSNIKNFIPITLEIKTDHYTTWAKLFHVHYHAYQVFDHLEPPAPPAATATASTADGKSPAPTVDPYWSRLDAIVWQRIYGTISTDLLHTIISTGQTTYEAWTVVENQFKDNKNTRAVYLQQEFVNVRLENYPNMAAYCREVKLLSDQLTSVGSPIDNKRLVLLLLAGLTD